Proteins from a single region of Antechinus flavipes isolate AdamAnt ecotype Samford, QLD, Australia chromosome 2, AdamAnt_v2, whole genome shotgun sequence:
- the LOC127547130 gene encoding ubiquitin-conjugating enzyme E2 G1, protein MTELQSALLLRRQLTELNKNPVEGFSAGLIDGNDLYRWEVLIIGPPDTLYEGGVFKAHLTFPKDYPLRPPEMKFITEIWHPNVDKNGDVCISILHEPGEDKYGYEKPEERWLPIHTVETIMISVISMLADPNGDSPANVDAAKEWREDRNGEFKRKVARCVRRSQETAFE, encoded by the coding sequence ATGACGGAGCTGCAGTCAGCGCTGCTCCTGAGAAGACAGCTGACAGAGCTCAACAAAAACCCTGTAGAAGGCTTCTCGGCGGGATTAATAGACGGCAATGATCTCTACCGATGGGAGGTGCTCATCATTGGTCCTCCAGACACCCTTTACGAAGGTGGCGTTTTCAAAGCTCATCTCACTTTCCCCAAAGATTATCCACTGCGACCTCCAGAAATGAAATTCATCACCGAAATCTGGCACCCAAATGTTGACAAAAACGGGGACGTGTGCATTTCCATTCTTCACGAACCGGGAGAGGACAAATATGGCTATGAAAAACCCGAAGAACGCTGGCTGCCCATTCACACCGTGGAAACCATCATGATCAGTGTCATTTCTATGTTGGCAGATCCTAACGGAGACTCGCCAGCCAATGTAGACGCTGCCAAAGAATGGAGGGAAGACCGAAATGGAGAATTCAAAAGGAAAGTTGCCCGCTGCGTAAGAAGAAGCCAGGAAACTGCTTTTGAGTGA